The following proteins are encoded in a genomic region of Macellibacteroides fermentans:
- the rplO gene encoding 50S ribosomal protein L15 produces MNLSNLKPAEGSTKVRKRIGRGPGSGLGGTSTRGHKGAKSRSGYSRKVGFEGGQMPIQRRLPKFGFKNINRVEYKAINLDTLQQLAEAQQLVKIGVEELIAAGFISKSQLVKILGKGELTAKIDVEAHAFSKTAETAIQALGGNVVKI; encoded by the coding sequence ATGAATTTATCAAATTTAAAACCTGCTGAAGGATCTACCAAGGTAAGAAAAAGAATCGGGCGTGGTCCGGGTTCAGGATTAGGTGGTACTTCAACACGCGGACACAAAGGAGCTAAATCTCGTTCTGGTTATTCCAGAAAGGTTGGTTTCGAAGGAGGTCAAATGCCTATTCAGAGACGTTTACCTAAATTTGGCTTCAAGAATATTAACCGTGTAGAATATAAGGCGATCAACCTGGATACTTTGCAACAATTGGCAGAAGCTCAACAGCTTGTTAAAATTGGTGTGGAAGAACTAATTGCCGCTGGTTTTATTTCTAAATCACAGTTGGTTAAAATTCTTGGAAAAGGTGAATTAACTGCAAAGATTGATGTTGAAGCACACGCTTTCTCAAAAACTGCAGAAACAGCCATCCAAGCCTTAGGTGGAAATGTTGTTAAAATCTAA
- the rplF gene encoding 50S ribosomal protein L6, whose translation MSRIGKLPIHVPAGVTVTIKDSVVTVKGPKGELVQAVNPAIEVSFEAGVLTLTRPTESKEHRAMHGLYRSLINNMVLGVSEGYKKELELVGVGYRVSNAGQLLDLSLGFTHNIYLQLPAEIKVETKSERNKNPLIILESADKQLLGQVCAKIRSFRMPEPYKGKGIKFVGEEIRRKSGKSAGK comes from the coding sequence ATGTCAAGAATAGGAAAATTACCAATCCACGTACCAGCCGGTGTTACTGTTACTATCAAGGATTCTGTAGTGACTGTTAAAGGTCCTAAAGGTGAGCTTGTTCAAGCTGTTAACCCTGCTATCGAAGTATCTTTCGAAGCTGGTGTCCTAACGTTAACAAGACCGACCGAAAGTAAAGAACATCGTGCTATGCACGGTCTGTATCGTTCATTAATCAACAACATGGTTCTGGGTGTATCCGAAGGTTACAAAAAAGAACTTGAACTTGTAGGTGTTGGTTATCGTGTATCTAACGCAGGCCAGTTGTTAGACCTTTCATTAGGTTTCACTCACAATATTTACTTACAGTTACCTGCAGAAATTAAGGTTGAAACCAAATCAGAGAGAAATAAGAATCCTCTTATTATCCTTGAATCGGCTGACAAACAATTACTAGGTCAAGTATGTGCAAAGATTCGCTCATTCCGTATGCCAGAGCCATATAAGGGTAAAGGTATCAAGTTTGTAGGTGAAGAAATCCGCAGAAAGTCTGGAAAGTCAGCAGGTAAGTAA
- the rplR gene encoding 50S ribosomal protein L18, with translation MTTKVDRRLKIKRSVRSKISGTAERPRLTVFRSNKQIYAQVIDDTTGRTLAAASSLKIEDKAPKKEIAAKVGEQIAKSAQEAGVQAVVFDRNGYLYHGRIKELADAARNGGLKF, from the coding sequence ATGACAACGAAGGTAGATAGAAGATTAAAGATAAAACGAAGCGTACGCAGCAAGATCTCTGGAACTGCAGAGCGTCCACGCTTGACTGTGTTTAGAAGCAACAAGCAGATCTATGCACAGGTAATTGACGATACAACAGGCCGTACACTGGCTGCTGCTTCATCTTTGAAGATCGAAGACAAAGCTCCTAAGAAGGAGATTGCAGCTAAGGTAGGCGAGCAAATTGCCAAGAGCGCTCAGGAAGCTGGTGTTCAGGCAGTTGTTTTTGACCGTAATGGTTACCTGTATCATGGGAGAATTAAAGAATTAGCAGATGCTGCTCGTAACGGCGGCCTTAAATTTTAA
- the rpsE gene encoding 30S ribosomal protein S5, with protein MAGVNNRVKSTNDLELKDRLVAINRVTKVTKGGRTFSFAAIVVVGNEDGIVGWGLGKAGEVTTAIAKGVEAAKKNLIKVPVHKGTIPHEQLAKFGGAEVLIKPASHGTGVKAGGAMRAVLESVGITDVLAKSKGSSNPHNLVKATIAALGELRSPFTVAQNRGISVEKVFRG; from the coding sequence ATGGCAGGAGTTAATAATAGAGTAAAATCGACCAACGACTTAGAGTTGAAGGATAGATTAGTTGCAATTAACCGTGTTACAAAAGTAACCAAAGGTGGACGTACTTTTAGTTTTGCTGCTATTGTAGTAGTTGGAAACGAAGATGGTATCGTTGGCTGGGGCTTAGGTAAGGCTGGTGAAGTAACGACAGCGATTGCTAAAGGTGTAGAAGCTGCTAAGAAAAATTTAATCAAGGTTCCAGTTCACAAGGGTACTATTCCTCACGAACAACTTGCTAAATTTGGTGGTGCAGAAGTTCTTATCAAACCGGCATCTCATGGTACCGGAGTTAAGGCTGGTGGTGCTATGCGTGCAGTACTTGAGAGTGTTGGTATTACCGACGTTTTGGCTAAATCAAAAGGATCTTCAAACCCTCACAACCTTGTGAAAGCAACTATTGCTGCACTTGGCGAGTTGAGAAGTCCGTTTACTGTAGCTCAGAACAGAGGTATCTCAGTTGAAAAAGTGTTCAGAGGTTAA
- the rpmD gene encoding 50S ribosomal protein L30, whose product MATIKIKQVKSRIKCPKVQKLTLDALGLRKLNRVVEHEATPAILGMVEKVKHLVSVEK is encoded by the coding sequence ATGGCGACTATAAAGATTAAACAAGTAAAAAGCAGAATTAAATGCCCTAAAGTACAGAAACTGACACTTGATGCACTAGGCCTTAGAAAATTGAACCGCGTTGTAGAACACGAAGCTACTCCGGCAATTCTTGGTATGGTAGAGAAAGTGAAACATTTGGTTTCTGTAGAAAAGTAA